A region from the Aegilops tauschii subsp. strangulata cultivar AL8/78 chromosome 5, Aet v6.0, whole genome shotgun sequence genome encodes:
- the LOC109746533 gene encoding uncharacterized protein isoform X2, producing the protein MEIEMESSSVESCEPGERSVAGKISKMGGTGNAVVAMATTGKKTYEQAFLATTGKKISLQALLGTMGKKTSKQELLATTGNTSKQELLPTGKTAGSEVRKAAVLLMQVASLRGGAGDVRETRERLIGQSLEALSNAEVLASLEEEEPRRTISQEAKTDLIAYQACDQEEAAPELVVQIMSDDDDDYVKCEAAASEEACDPAFILENDTMTTMIVADPARGEIGLAEEVDVAAKSGQQKKRVNLSTEEFSALLEEEEAGRKMAHKGSTDPNAYQASAQVDDDWSDKEERHEAMELLKQNMADDDDESAKFEAAAPEEATGDEIRISEEAAEVAAEEEMMMMGFGGLAEEAAEEAAESWEQKRKRRGDLSIDEMMARTREMVGEVPEEANTDHNAYCARVYREDWDWLFAPLYGPFDKTTSIPPSCCSHHHRNSLSLYGIRWITIALWSSIAKGRTVKPSPRRIGLLC; encoded by the exons ATGGAGATAGAGATGGAGTCGTCGAGTGTCGAGTCTTGTGAGCCGGGGGAAAGATCTGTGGCGGGGAAGATATCTAAGATGGGGGGAACAGGGAATGCGGTGGTGGCGATGGCGACGACGGGGAAGAAGACATATGAGCAGGCGTTTCTGGCGACGACGGGGAAGAAGATATCGTTGCAGGCGTTGCTGGGGACGATGGGGAAGAAGACATCTAAGCAGGAGTTGCTGGCGACGACGGGTAACACATCTAAGCAGGAGTTGCTGCCGACGGGGAAGACTGCGGGATCTGAAGTGCGGAAGGCGGCGGTGTTGTTGATGCAGGTTGCGAGCTTGCGTGGAGGGGCGGGTGATGTGAGAGAGACGAGGGAGCGCCTGATTGGCCAGTCTCTGGAGGCTCTGTCGAATGCAGAAGTGTTGGCCTCACTGGAAGAGGAGGAACCAAGGAGAACGATATCTCAGGAAGCCAAAACTGATCTAATTGCCTACCAAGCCTGTGAtcaggaggaggcggcgccggAGCTCGTGGTGCAGATTATGTCGGATGATGACGATGACTATGTTAAGTGTGAAGCAGCAGCTTCTGAAGAGGCATGTGATCCAGCTTTTATTCTCGAGAATGACACAATGACGACAATGATTGTAGCGGACCCCGCTAGGGGGGAAATTGGCCTGGCTGAGGAGGTGGATGTGGCGGCTAAAAGTGGACAGCAGAAGAAGAGAGTTAATCTGTCGACTGAAGAATTTTCGGCGCTACTGGAGGAGGAGGAAGCAGGGAGAAAGATGGCTCACAAAGGCAGCACTGATCCAAATGCCTACCAAGCCTCTGCTCAAGTGGATGATGATTGGTCTGATAAGGAGGAGCGGCATGAGGCGATGGAGCTCCTGAAGCAGAATATGGCGGATGACGATGATGAGTCTGCCAAGTTTGAAGCAGCGGCGCCTGAAGAGGCTACTGGGGATGAGATAAGGATCTCTGAGGAAGCGGCCGAGGTAGCTGCTGAGGAGGAGATGATGATGATGGGATTTGGGGGGCTGGCCGAGGAGGCGGCTGAGGAGGCGGCTGAAAGTTGGgagcagaagaggaagaggagaggTGACCTGTCGATTGATGAAATGATGGCTAGAACGAGAGAGATGGTAGGGGAAGTGCCTGAGGAGGCCAACACTGATCATAATGCCTACTGTGCCCGTGTTTACCGTGAAGATTGGGACTGGCTCTTTGCCCCACTCTACGGTCCCTTCGACAAGACCA CGTCTATCCCACCCTCGTGTTGCAGCCACCATCACCGTAACTCCTTG TCGCTGTACG